In Alkalibacter saccharofermentans DSM 14828, the DNA window GCGGTTTGATTGCAAGCACCAGCTCCTCACAAAAGGGAACCGGTGATTCAAAGAAAAAACTCACCTTTTACTGTCGTGCAATTATGGGAGGCATCGAAATCAAGTCGATAGATTGATAAAAGCTTCGGATATTCTCCGAAGCTTTTATTCATATGCTTATAATTTATAGCTTACGATAATTTTTTCATCTAACGCTCTAAAGGTGAAGCTTTCGGTTATGAATAACCTTACATTCTCGTCATCGTGGGATTCATATCCTATTGAAAAATCCTGTCCAATAGTAAGTTCAAAATTCTCATTATCGTAAGGAATCAAGAATGCTCCTTCAACAACAGTGCTAAGAAGAATCTTTCCATCGATTAATGACTCGATCCTCTTGATTAAAGGATATCCCTGAACATCCTTGTTCAGCCTCCTGTAGGCTTCTTCTCCAACTATCAATGCAAATGATCCTTCCTCAAAGTTTTCTTTGAGCATTATCAGTCCTTCGGATATTGCTCCCATAATCGAAGAACCGTCATCACCAAAGGAAATAACATCATTTGAAGTGGCCTTTTCTAAGCCTTCTATGCCCCCGTGTTCAAAGCCCTTGTATACAGCATTCTCT includes these proteins:
- a CDS encoding family 1 encapsulin nanocompartment shell protein: MDMLKRSMAPLAQSAWDEIDARAEEVLKSRLTARKAVKVNGPKGWDFTTLSEGRLVINKGDDDVKTGIYKVKPLVEARVSFSLSRWELDNITRGAKDIDLGNLEDAVKRIAEFEENAVYKGFEHGGIEGLEKATSNDVISFGDDGSSIMGAISEGLIMLKENFEEGSFALIVGEEAYRRLNKDVQGYPLIKRIESLIDGKILLSTVVEGAFLIPYDNENFELTIGQDFSIGYESHDDENVRLFITESFTFRALDEKIIVSYKL